GGCCCCCTTCTGTTGTCCATGAGAGCAGGTCTGCAGTCTCAAGTCGGACCAAGACCAGCAAATTGGTGGAGGACCACCTGGCTGTGCAGTCCCTGATCCGGGCCTACCAGGTGAGGGGCAGCTGAGGCACAGCCTGGGAGGCTGCACTGGCTCCTGGGGTGTGGCCAGGCACTGAAGGGAAGGGGTCTCAGCTCCAACATCATCTCCCCAGAGAGCCCTTCTCCTTGTCCTCTACTGAGCAGCACCTACTCCTCTAGCCAGTCTTTGCCACATCACCATTCAGAGCACTTACCAcctgcttgaatttttttttgtgcaTACTGACTTGTGTCCTTGTGGTCTGTCCCTTGCACACACCATGCCCCGAGTACGTGGAGGAGCACTTAGTAAGGGATCAATTCCAAAGCCTGTTGAATGAGGGGTGAGTAGATTAACCCTTGTTAATTCTGTTTTCTCCTCTAGAATGGGCATCCTGGGAGAACAGGGACTGATACAGCAGGTGCCTAATTCATGTTTATGGAATGAATGGTTCAGTAAACAATTCTCCCCCACCAGTTGCTCCTCCTGGAGACTTAGGCTCTCCCATGCTGGGCCTCTGCTCTGTCAGAGACCCAGTGATGGTCTGTGTTTTTGGTCTTGACCAGACAGGACTAATTGGAGGACTGCTGCAGTGTTCAGGCCATAACAAGCGTAATCATTTGGAATATCTCTGGGAACTGCTGGCAGGAGGTATTCCGTCAGGGAAATGTGAGGCAGCAGCAAGCCACAGCAAGGCTAGGGTACAGGGGGGCATTAGCAAATGGAAATGATGCTTTGCCTCTGAATGAGCTGCCCAATCTGTGGGATGGAACAGAGTTCCCTGTATACCACCCACCTGGGGATGGAAGAGGGAAGGTGAGCAGGgttgggttcccttctggcctgAGGACCCATCAATTGTGGGCCACCTAGGAGCAAACAGCAGCTATCGTGTATTGTGTTTTTCCTGGCTGGCTGAAAGAAGCAGACAGTGATCTAACCCttgacttcaaaaatgaagaacaaGGATGTAAAACTGTATATTAAATACAGGGAAACGTTCAGGGTGCTGCCCGAGGGCCTTATCTTCTAAGCACAGATCTCAGCCCTTCAGTAGCTCTTTGTTCTTTGATTAACCAAGACGAGGCATTAGAGAGTTTTCCTGGCAGGGTGGCTTCTGGATTCAGGTGTGTTACTCTCTTGTGCCTGGTGTGGATGAGCTCCCACCAGGAGGGCTGCAGCCCCTTACAGGCGAGTAGCAGGCACAGCTGTGGTTAGAATCACCTGCACActgtgctgaaaaaaaaaaactactgtatTATTATAAGcattttcaaacatataaaaggcaGAAGGATAGTACAGTGAGCCCACCACCCATCAATCATGGCCAGCCTTGTTTCATCAATTTCCCCCTTAGCCCCCGCTCACTGCTGATTATCTTGAGGCAGATCCCAGATATAGCatttcattcattgaacatttctttgtgtgtgtctaGAGaaaagggctttttaaaaaatgtgccatGATACCATTATCACATCTAAACATAATAATGCCTAATATCAAATATGCAGTTGACATTTGTGTTTGCCTTTTGtcctgtgctttctttttttctttttttctttttagatggagttttactctgtcacccagactggagtgcagtgatgcaatctcgactcactgtaacctctgccccacgtggtcaagtgattctcctggctcagcctcctgagtagctgggattacaggtgcttgccaccacgcctggctgatttttgtgttttcggtggagacggggtttcaccatgttggccaggctggtcttgaattcctgacctcaagtgatctgcccgccttggcctcccaaagtgctgggattacagcgtgaaccattgcacccagcctgtgcTTTCTTTTGACTGCTTCTTTGAAGCAGGATCCAGCTAAATCCACAGGTTGCAATAGGCTAAAGTGGCTCTTACATCTCTTGTACTTTGCAGGTtccctctgtttctttttatgaTGTGGAAAAACCAGGTGGTTTGTCCTGCAGGGTTTTTCCaagtctggattttgctgatgGCTTCCTCATGATGTCATTTCATCTGTCCCATTGTCCCATGTAATTTCTGTACTTTGACAATTAGATCTAGAGGCTCGATCCCAtagacatttgattttttttttttcaaaatcagcttcctggtggtgatggtgatggcactTGAGCAGTTAGCAGCTGTGGATAGTGATTTCCTAGATCCATTAACTCACTAGGGGTTGCAAAAATGGTGATATGCCAATTCTGTTTTCCCTTCTTTATTAACTGAAGTCCCACTATCAGGAGAAACTTCCATTTGTTAACTCTGTTTATCCTGAGATGCAGATTGTGTAGGAAAGACAGGatcactgctttatttttttcttttattcagtgATTTTCAAAATTATGAGGTGATTCCCTAGCACACTCCAAAAGTGACTAATGAaagtttatcttctttttttttgattcatATGAATGcatgaatataaacatatttgatGAGTTTCAATCTGCTGTAGGTATACTGTCCTTATAGTTGCTCAAAACTTGTCCTTATTCCCAGCACTCGTGGTGTTTGAACACTGCCTTGATGTTGGTATAACAAGATGCTCCAAGCTCAGCTTGTACATTTCTGCCTATTCCAGAACCGTCCAGGTCTCTGGCTGTTTCCTGCTATTGGTTTGATCATTACTTCTGGGCCCTTTCAGGAATCAGAGCCAGGAAAGGGTTTATACTGATGCTTCTAACGTGCTACAGATGTGGGATTTGGGGTTTGTCCTTGACCCTGTCAATCTTATGGCAACATTGCCTTTAGAGATGTCAAAAATAGAGGTTCTCAAAGATGCCAGTACAATGGCGTGTTTGATTTCCCAGAGCTCACATGCAACAATCTTAGAAtaacagttctttcttttttttttttttttgagatggagtttctccttgtagcccaggctagagcgcagtggtgcaacctcagctcactgcagcctccacttcccagattcaagcgattctcctgcctcatcctcccaagtagctgggattacaggcatgtgccgccacgcccagctaattttgtatatttagtagagatggggtttcaccgtgttggtcaggctggtcttgaactcttgacctcaggtgatccacccatcttagcctcccaaagtgctaggattacaggtgtgagccactgtgcccagccagcgtAACAATTCTAACACTATTACGACTGACTGGTAATAAAAAAgactttatgaatttttttctgtttgtctttagGGAATGTTCCATTAGTCAATTGGAATGGTTTCTCTCTGTATTTATGCCACTAAGTggacatattttttcatttgattcatttcactttcaatttttaagacttaattttgttttataagaatgtaaaatatttacaagGTTTGAAAGTCAAATCTTCAAAGTAAGAAAAGTTCTTAAAAATCTGGCTCCTAGCCCTGCCTCTCTATCCTATTTTGTCCCCTCCCCTAGGTGATAATTTTTCTTATGTtatggtttttttaattttatgatttgCCCTTctaatgcatatatttatttgtgtctacTTTTTATTAGATAATGTGTAGTTCACCATACACACTTTGCTAGAATTTGCTTTTTTGCTTAACAATATTTTTTGGAGACTACCTTGTAGTATCAGATGgggatttttcttcttccttttaatgGCTCTGGAGTGCTCCGCTGTGTGGATCGCCCATATCCATGTGCCAGTCTCCTGCTGATAGACAGTGGGGAAGTTTCTAGAATTGCACTATTACTAGTAGCACCGCAGTGAACACCTTTGTGCATAggtctttttcctgtttttgcccGTGCATGTTGTACTTCTAAACCAGGTTGAGCTCCTGCCATCTTACTGGCTGTGGCTGGGGTCTCGCAGGCAGCACTGAAGTAGCTGCGGGGCAGAGACATGGGGAAGCTTAACATTCGGAAATGGGAAGAGAGGGGCTGGGGCCCAGAGCCTTACCCTGGAGGAGGTCTGTCCAGCTGGGTCCCAGCCCCACCCTGCTCTTTTCCCTCCTCCCAGATCCGGGGTCACCATGTGGCCCAGCTGGACCCCCTGGGCATTCTGGATGCGGACCTGGACTCCTTTGTGCCCTCAGACTTGATCACAACCATTGATAAACTGGGTAAGAGCCTTCCTCAGGACGGCCATGGCAGTGCTGTGTGGGTGGCCCAGTAAGGGGCCCACGGGCACTAGGGACAGCCTGATCTTTGGGAGTCCATGGAGCCCGGGGAGCAGCCCACAGGGCCTCCTTTCTACCTTGCCTGTGTACTGCCTGTTGTTCCTGAGAAGGACGCCTGCCACTTTCCCTAGCTTGTGCCCCATGTGTTCAAGCCTGAGAGGCTTGTCCACCCTGCCTCCCTGGGCTCACTCTCACTTCTGGTCCCCAGGTTGGACCCAGAGGGAGGGCACTGGGGAGACTGGGAGGTCTGGTGAGACTGCGGGGCTCCACCTGGGCctgacctccctccctccactctgCTGCCCGGGGCTCGGCCACGCCTCCTTCTCCAGCCTTCTATGACCTGCAGGAGGCTGACCTTGATAAGGAGTTCCAGCTGCCGACAACCACCTTCATTGGGGGCTCTGAAAACACCCTCTCTCTGCGGGAGATCATTCGGCGCCTGGAGGTGAGCACAGGCGGGTGTGTGGGGTGCAGCTGAAGCAGCTCTTTGGAGCTTGCCAGAGGACGGGAAGGCACTGTCTTTTTTGTTCTAGACAGCAGGGATGTCAGCCGTCCCTCTTCCCCGCTCCTCATGGGGTCCCAATGTGTCTCCCCAGAACACCTACTGCCAGCACATTGGCCTGGAGTTCATGTTCATCAACGATGTGGAGCAGTGCCAGTGGATCCGGCAGAAGTTTGAGACCCCTGGTGTGATGCAGTTCTCCAGCGAGGAGAAGCGGACCCTGCTGGCCCGGCTAGTGCGCTCCATGAGGTTGGCACCACCTGGAGGGCCAAGTGGCTGGAGGTCCTGCTCCAGGGCTCTATGAGACGTCCCACACCCTGCCTAAGAGAGCAGGAGGGTGCCACAGGAAGGCAGGACTGGATCAGCCTCACCACTGGCTGCAGGGAGGAGAGTTGGGACCAGGTGTTTAGGCAGTTTGGCCAAGAGCTGGCCCAAGGCAGAGCAGGTCAGGTGGGCAGGGATGAGGCTCTAGGAGAACAAGAGAGCGGGGACACTGAGCAAGGCCAGAAGTGGCGGGAAGTGGCTGTGGGAACGTTTGGGCAGAAAATTATCCCTGGTGTGGAGTGAGTGTGGCCACACCACCTGTCTGTTCACTGGACTTTTCTGAAGCTGGGTCCCCCAGGGCTGCAGGGGCTAGGGGAGCACCTGACTCAGCTGCTGGATGCAAAGTGGATTCCTGTGAGCAGCGAGGTGCGGGCTGGAGTTTGGATCTGGCTGGGTGGAGATCTTTGGGACTTGGCAAAGAGAGCCCTTGGAGTGTGGCAGGAGGGTAGTGGGCTAGGAGTGGGTGGGCAGTGGCCTGTTGGAGGAGCTTGGCTATGAGGAAGAGAGAGGGCGGCAGCTGGGAAGGGGTGTAGGCAGAGGCGTTTGGTTCAGCTGGGAAGATGCCTAGCCTCCCCTAACCCTGTGTTCCTTTGCTGGGTGGGACAGGTGTATCCATGGTGGGCCCTGGACCATGTAGGTGGAAGGAGGATTTGTGACTTCCTCTGTCCTCAGCATTCAGCTCTGAGCACTCATGAACAGCCCCTGTGAGCCCCAGTCCCCTCCCTTTCcgtccctttccctttcctcttcccatCCTCTCCCCAAGCAGGTTTGAAGACTTCCTGGCCCGGAAATGGTCCTCAGAGAAGCGGTTTGGCCTGGAGGGCTGTGAAGTGATGATTCCTGCCCTCAAGACCATCATCGACAAATCCAGCGAGATGGGGATTGAGAATGTCATCTTGGGGATGCCACACAGGTGGGTCCCCCTCCCTGCCATGCCTTGCGCATTCTCCTCCAGCCCAGGGGACAGAGGTGGGAGAGATGAGATGGAAATCAGAGCGGAGGTGTTGGTGGGACCTGGGGGTAGAGGTGGGTTTCCTGGAAAGTTCTGAGTCCTGGGCCTGGCCTGCTCATCACAGAAATTGCCGGGTACTTGGCCAGAGTCACCTGGGGCCGGGTGCTAACCAGGTTATCAGGCACCCTCTCTCCCTGGCCATGTTGCTGCTGTCCCTAGCAAGGGTGAGATTTCAGAAAGGGGTACACTATACTTCTTGAGGTTCCTGTGGACAAGGAGAGGTGGAGGGGTTTCTTCCAgggaagggagggcagggcctgggcagTTGTTCCCGGGTTGTGTCCCCCACAGGGAGGTCTGTGGAGGTGAGCCGAGGGTCTCTGACCTGGCTGAAAGCTGACTGCATGTTCCCTTGACCTTGATGAAGATCTGGGAGGCTTGCTCAGCAGTGGGGCGTTACCTCTGAGCTGGAGCCTGTGGGGAAGCAGGAGGGGGAATGCATCCTGGGGGACGGAGACGTCTGTGGCCAGGGGTCCTGCTGAGTGGGCATATGCAGATGTGCAGAGTGGCCTGTGGGAAGGGCCCTGGGCTTTTCCCGTGACCAGAGAGCTGCCTGTGGTTGGACTAGCCCAGGGCCACATCAGCATGAGGGCATCCAAATGCATGGTGCAGGGGTCCCCATCCATGGCTGGCCTGCCAGGACTTTGGGGTTTGTCTGTCATGGGGGGCCTGGGAATGCCCAGTGTCTGGTCAGAGAGTTAGGCAGAGCTGGCCCAGTGGCCTGAGGCAGCAAGGAAGCATGGGGCTTTAGGCCTCGGGCCATTACAGCAGCAGGAGAGGATGGTGCCTGGTGATTGGGTGGCCTGAGGAGGGCTCTGGGCACGAAGGGGCTGTATtaggccaggccaggcctccaTAGTGGGGGAGGGAACCCTGAGGCCTGCGGGCTTTGCCAGGTGAGAGCCCGGCCCCTCTGGCTCCAGGGGAAGGCTGAACGTGCTGGCCAACGTGATCCGCAAGGACCTGGAGCAGATCTTCTGCCAGTTTGACCCCAAGCTGGAGGCGGCGGACGAGGTGGGTGCCATGCCCAGGTCCCGGCACCCTTGGAGAGCTGGGTGTTTGGGAGGTGGACTGTGGAGGGGCTGAGCCGGGAGCTTCCGGGCTGAGATAAACCTTAAGATGGATGCATTGGAGAAGCCTGCAGGAGAGAGGCTGTGTGTTTGCCTGAGGACCCTAAGGCTTTTTGGAGCAAGGGCTGCAGTCTCTGGTAGCTGGGAGGGCCCTCAGATAATCTGGGTCAACCTCTCTGTTTTGAGCtagggaaactgaagcccagagatgcAAAGGCTTGCTGGAAGTTGCTCAGTTCTGCTCATGTGGCTGTGCCTCCATGTCCAAAGTCCTGTCCACCAGCCAGGAATGACTCCCTTGCTCATTTGTTTGCCCAGCAGAGCCTTGGGAGGTGAGGATGGTTTTCCGTACCCATCGACCTGCTGAGGAAATGTTGTGCCTGCTCCCACCCCCTCCCTGGGAGGCCTTGGTCAGGCCTTCAGCCCATACTGCCtagcctctttctttccttttctttttgagatggggttttgctcttgttgcccaggctggagtgcaatggcatgatcttggctcactgcaacctctgcctcctgggttcaagcgattctcctgcctcaactttccaagtagctgggattacaggcatgcgccaccacacccggctaatttttgtatttttagtagagatggggttttgccatgttggtcaggctggtcttgaactcctggcctcaggtgatctgcctgcctcggcctcccaaagtgctgggattacaggcatggagccACCGCTTCCGGCCACTGCCTAGCCTCTTTCAAAGTCCTGCCCATCTTCCCTTTCGGTGGCTCTCTGGGTCCTCTGGGCAATGAGCCTGTCACTCCCTCCTCTCTGTCCCTTTGCCCTCAGGACTATCTCTCCTGCTGTCTCCAGCCTgctgccgtgtgtgtgtgtgtgtgtgtgtgtgtgtgtgtgtgtgtggacccATACCTACTGGCTCCTATCCCAGGTCTTTCTGACATCCTGTTCCTTTTGTTCTAGCACCTTCAGCCTTCTAAGCCTCACTTTGCTCTTCCGTAAAACAGGGATAAAAGCGCATGCCCGAGAATGGTTGCAATGAGTCAAAGATGACCTGTGTGTATAGTGGAAAACTTGGCCAAAGgatgtttaaaatgaaattactatttttttcaactgaaaaagaaatttgatcattgtgaaaacaacaaaacagaacaaagcttATACAATGAGAATATGTTCCTCAGTGAGACTCCATTCTTGTGGCCAATTTTGTTTGTGTGCTTCTGTTGTGTTTAGGTGTGTACTTCTAGAAACATTTCATGCTGATACAAACAAACCTCTTTGTCCAGTGCAACCTTATTTCTAAGAGGCCATGGGCATAGCCGTGACACCGGGTGGCACCTTGCTGTTTTCACTTAACAAGTTGTCATTGTTTCCTGCCTGCACACATGGGCTACTCCAGGCTTCTTACAGCTAAAGCATCCCTTGTGCTGGACATTGGGTTGTTCTAATGAGGGTCCTTGCACATGTGTGAGCGAGTTTATCTGTTAGATGGTGTCCGAGCAGTGCAGCGGCTGGAGCTACGGGGGTGGGACTGAACGACCCTCCCAGGAGCTGGCAGATGTCAGCGAGCCCATCCACAGTGTGTGATGGTGCCAGAGCCCCCACCCCACTTCCTCCCACACGCTCTCGAATCCTTTCATCTTTGCCGATATAATAGGTTCAAAAGAGGATTTTGTTGTAATGCATTTCGTTGTTATGAATTCAGTTGcttatcttttcacatgcttttgagccattcatatttttctgtaaattccTGCTTGTGGTTTTTGCTCATTTTCCTATGGAGTTTTTGGGCTTTATCTTCCTGATTTGTAAAAGCGTTTTGTACATTGAGGGAATTTGCCCTTTGCCTGCATttgtttatgaatatttttctcaGCTTGATTTGTTTCCCCTATCGCTGGGCGTGGGTTTGCTCCCCCATGGCAAATTTGTTAGAATTTAGGtgtcttttgtgttttctctggTGTTAGGATATCGTGTAGAATGCTGTAAGTCTTCCTTGCTTCAGGGTCATAAAATGTTGTGTGTCCCTCATTGCTACCATTGGTGTGAGGAGTCAGGGGATTCAGCTTCAGTGTTTGCTGGTGGCCTGGCCGAGGGTCTCCACGCTGATGCCTAGGCACTGCccttctctccctgccttccCTGCCGCTGGATGGCCTTCCCCACTCTTGTGCTCTCCTGCTCCATGGTCAGTGTACAGAGAGGCTCTGAGCCAAGGCCTGgggtccctgccttcctccctcaggCCAGTGAGGAGGGGCAGTGTGATGAGGAGAGAGGGGTCAGAGACAGCTTGGCCCTCTGAGGCAGTGGGATCGGGGGAATGTGCCAGCCTGACTGTGGGCTGCAGTGCCTGCCTGTGTATCTGCCTGTCTGATGTGGGAGGGGAGGATCCATCATGTTCCCATCTCCACCTTCAGGGCTCCGGGGATGTCAAGTACCACCTGGGCATGTACCATGAGAGGATCAACCGCGTCACCAACCGGAACATCACTCTGTCGCTGGTTGCCAACCCCTCCCACCTGGAGGCAGTGGACCCTGTGGTGCAGGGGAAGACAAAGGCAGAGCAGTTCTACCGTGGAGACGCCCAGGGCAAGAAGGTGAGCTCACCTGGGGGAACCCAGAGGACCTGGGCCCTTCAGGGTGGGCCCAGAGGGCTGGGCTGGACCCTGGGTCTCCACAGTACAGGTGCCGGCTGGGCTACATGGGTTGGGGCACGCAGCCCCTCCTGGCTCACACCTGCCCTGCAGGTCATGTCCATCCTGGTTCATGGGGACGCTGCCTTTGCTGGCCAGGGCGTGGTATATGAGACCTTCCACCTGAGCGACCTGCCCTCCTACACGACCAATGGTACCGTGCACGTCGTTGTCAACAACCAGGTGAGCATGTAGGCTCCACGCTGGGCCTCACAGCGTCAGCATCCCTGGAAATCCAGGCAGTAGCTTGGGGGGAAAGTGAGATGCTCCTGGCTCTGAGCCCACTGCTGTGCTGCTTACCAGGCAGGACCCTGCTCTTTCCAGCCTTGGTGTCCTGGTCTGTGAAATTGGAAGACACAATAGGGAGGGATAAGTAGGGCTGGAAGGACCAAAGGAGCACCTGTGTAGCGAGTGCCTCATGGAGGCTGGCCGTGTGCAGCCCCACATGGGCAATCTTAGACACAGGGACCTTGGTGCCCTTTCTCTAAGGCAGCTGAGCTTCTAACAGCTCATATGGAGTCTAGAAAGCCCTGTGTTCACTGCCTTGTTTGCATTAAGTCACGTCATCGTCCTTGAACATCCTGTGAGGTGGGAATTTAAGTGAcccctttttatagatgaggaaacaggctgtgGGTATGTAAGCACCTTGCCCCAGGTTGCAGTTAGCCGTTGTTAGGACTGGATTTTCCAGGCCTATGTTCCTCACTACCAGTGTGTCAAAGTGACCGGCGAAAAAGAGCAGGCTCCACCCGGCTGGTGCTGCTGCTGTCCCCGTGGGAGCTGTTGCTGTGTCTAATTGTGGGGCTGCTCACCATCACCCTGTTGTGTCCCACATTCCTCCTGGGCACCTCAGTGGACCTTGAGCATCCCCCTGTTCAGTCTCCAAGGCTGGCACCTTCTATCTCACTCTAAGTAAATTGAGAGGCGCAGCAGGTTTCTCCTGCCTCTGCAGATTGGATTCACCACAGACCCCCGAATGGCCCGCTCCTCACCATACCCGACCGACGTGGCCCGGGTGGTCAATGCGCCTATCTTCCATGTGAATGCCGATGACCCAGAGGCTGTGATATATGTGTGCAGTGTGGCAGCCGAATGGAGAAACACTTTCAACAAAGACGTTGTCGTGGACCTGGTGGGTCTGGGGACTGAGGCCAAGGCATGGGTGGGTGGCCCATCCCTGCTATGCTGAGCCAGCCAGGTCATCAGCATCTTCAGCACTCGGGGCTGGGAGTGCTTCTTGGATGAGAGATTTATGCCACCAAGAGCAATCTGTGCAAAGGCCTGGGACGGGACATTCATTCGGTGATAGGTGATAGTGGAGCTCAAAGGGCTCCCAGTGGGTGTGCCCTACCCAGATATTCCCCAATTTTGCAGCAGCTACATTGACCACACAGCGTAGGGGAGGGCCTGAGCCCCTCTGGCTACTCCTGCAGGTCTGTTACCGCCGGCGCGGCCACAATGAGATGGACGAGCCCATGTTCACCCAGCCGCTCATGTACAAGCAGATCCACAGACAGGTGCCTGTGCTGAAGAAGTACGCAGACAAGCTGATTGCCGAGGGCACAGTCACCCTGCAGGAGTTTGAGGTGGGCAGGCAGGCTGCAGGGGCGCCCAAGACAAACTTTGGGTGGGGACCCTGGAGAGGGGTTGTAGATGTTACCAGCCCAGTGCTGGGCACTAAGGATTTAAAGAAGTAGCCGCTATGGTCCTTGTCCCCAAGAGGCCCCAGTTACCAAAGGGGACCAAGAACTAAGGATGCAGTTACAGCCAAGTGGGACACAGTGGGTACTGCAATGTGGGGGAAGTCCAGCCTTGAGCAGGAGTGCGGGAAGGCTTCCTGTAGGAGGCAGCCCTGAGCTGGGGTTGTCCCCATAATTATCTATGGAGTGTTCGTCCTTCCACCTTCATGGAGCTCTGAGAGCAAGGACTACAAGTTTCCGGAGCCTTCTCCAAGCCCCTTGCTGAGCGCACTGCAGGCCTGCCCAGCCTCGGGGTACCTGTACAGGATCCCCTGAACTCTGAGACTTTGGCTTCTAGCCATGAGGTCCCTATAGGCCAGAGACAGAGAGTTCTAGAAGAACTTGGTGATGGGGACCAGGACTTACGAGTCCAAGTGGACTGGGCGTCTGGCTGCCCAGGGCTTTGGTGCTCTGTCCACATCTTCATCCTGATTCCAGGAAGAAATTGCCAAATACGACCGGATCTGTGAGGAGGCTTATGGCAGGTCCAAGGATAAAAAGATCCTGCATATAAAGCACTGGTTGGACTCCCCCTGGCCTGGTGAGCGAGCAGTGTGTGGCTCAGAGGGACTCCCCTGGGCCTTGAGGTCTTGCACTGGGATCAGGACTGGAATGGCCCTGGGTGACAGCTGTCATTGCCTAGTCTAGAGGCTGCAGGCTCTATCACTGAGTCCCCAAAGCTGCGTGGGGCCGATTCCTTTAAGTCAAGGATAGCATTGCCCTCTGAGCATGGATGGCCAGGTGCTCACTGAAAAGGGAGGGCACAGCCAGGTGGGAGAGGAAGCCCTGGGCACTGGATGCTTGGGGCCAGGGTGCTCAGAGGGCCTCCCTGGGGGGCAGGGTTAGAAGAGCTGTTACCCTGGGGCCCAGAGGtgggtgttgggcctgtgggggAGTTGCAGCTGTGGCTGTCCAGCTGTCCCAGGTCCCAAGGGTGGGCTCAGGGTGAGTCCGAGTGCCGGTGGAGTTTGGGAAGCCATGGGCCACTCAGTCCTGGGGAGGCAGGCTGGCCAGGGGGATCAGAGCCCACCACTGACACAGTGTGGACAGAGCCTCTCTCCCTCTCAGGCTTCTTCAACGTAGATGGGGAGCCCAAGAGCATGACATGCCCAGCCACGGGGATCCCTGAGGACATGCTCACCCACATCGGCAGCGTGGCCAGCTCTGTGCCCCTGGAGGACTTTAAGATCCACACCGGTGAGGTTGCTGGGCAGGCTGCAGCCCAGGCTGCTGGCCCCACCCCAACACTGTACCTCGAAGGGAGATTGGTTGGGATGCAAGAGAGATGGTGTGTCGCATTCCTGCTCAGTCTGTAGTGGGTCCACGTAGCTCTCGGCACCACGTCTGTGCCCGTGACAGTAGCTCTTTTCAGGGTGGGCGTGGCGAGCTGGGCAGCTCCAGATGCCACACTCCCAGCTGGGTACCAGTGACTAGTCTTAGGTTGGGGACCTTGGATTTTCCAAATGCCTTTGCCGGGGCGTCCCTGGGTCAGGCAGAAGAGCAGGAAAGCAAGGGCTCCCATACAGGGGCTGGAACGCTGCCTGGAACGTGGGCAGGATTCTGCAGCTGAAAGGACGGTGGCTTGCCGGGGCCTGGACCAATGACCGAGGGCAGCCCTCCCACTCCGGGGTGAGACTAGAATGTGGGTGGTCACCGACTGCACCCCTTGGCTGGGGCCACTGTGACCTTTGCCTGGGAAGTCCGGAGGGTCCCCTGTGGCTGTATTGGGGTGCCTACACACCCTCTGACCCACCTGGGGGAGTTCTCAGGGGGTTCCCTTACAGTGTGCACCGAGACCGAATGTCCTGGGGCAGCTGCTGACAGCGTTTGGGGCATGTGCCCGCTCTGTTTGTGTGTTAGCCTCTGTGTGTGGGGCTGACAGGAGCACAGCATAAGCCTGGGGACTTGGAGTCAAATCCAAGTACCTTGACAGCTGTGTGATCTGAGTAAATGACTCTGCGCCTGACGGTGTCTGCAACGTGGCCAATGCTTGCCAAGTGGTACCTGCTCCACCCCTCCACAGGCTCAGGGTGGTCCCTTGTCTCAGCTGGAGGAAGGGTGCCTGGCCCT
This region of Gorilla gorilla gorilla isolate KB3781 chromosome 8, NHGRI_mGorGor1-v2.1_pri, whole genome shotgun sequence genomic DNA includes:
- the OGDHL gene encoding 2-oxoglutarate dehydrogenase-like, mitochondrial isoform X4, yielding MSQLRLLPSRLGVQAARLLAAHDVPVFGWRSRSSGPPATFPSSKGGGGSSYMEEMYFAWLENPQSVHKIRGHHVAQLDPLGILDADLDSFVPSDLITTIDKLAFYDLQEADLDKEFQLPTTTFIGGSENTLSLREIIRRLENTYCQHIGLEFMFINDVEQCQWIRQKFETPGVMQFSSEEKRTLLARLVRSMRFEDFLARKWSSEKRFGLEGCEVMIPALKTIIDKSSEMGIENVILGMPHRGRLNVLANVIRKDLEQIFCQFDPKLEAADEGSGDVKYHLGMYHERINRVTNRNITLSLVANPSHLEAVDPVVQGKTKAEQFYRGDAQGKKVMSILVHGDAAFAGQGVVYETFHLSDLPSYTTNGTVHVVVNNQIGFTTDPRMARSSPYPTDVARVVNAPIFHVNADDPEAVIYVCSVAAEWRNTFNKDVVVDLVCYRRRGHNEMDEPMFTQPLMYKQIHRQVPVLKKYADKLIAEGTVTLQEFEEEIAKYDRICEEAYGRSKDKKILHIKHWLDSPWPGFFNVDGEPKSMTCPATGIPEDMLTHIGSVASSVPLEDFKIHTGLSRILRGRADMTKNRTVDWALAEYMAFGSLLKEGIHVRLSGQDVERGTFSHRHHVLHDQEVDRRTCVPMNHLWPDQAPYTVCNSSLSEYGVLGFELGYAMASPNALVLWEAQFGDFHNTAQCIIDQFISTGQAKWVRHNGIVLLLPHGMEGMGPEHSSARPERFLQMSNDDSDAYPAFTKDFEVSQLYDCNWIVVNCSTPANYFHVLRRQILLPFRKPLIIFTPKSLLRHPEAKSSFDQMVSGTSFQRVIPEDGAAARAPEQVRRLIFCTGKVYYDLVKERSSQGLEEKVAITRLEQISPFPFDLIKQEAEKYPGAELVWCQEEHKNMGYYDYISPRFMTILRRARPIWYVGRDPAAAPATGNRNTHLVSLKKFLDTAFNLQAFEGKTF
- the OGDHL gene encoding 2-oxoglutarate dehydrogenase-like, mitochondrial isoform X6, which codes for MFINDVEQCQWIRQKFETPGVMQFSSEEKRTLLARLVRSMRFEDFLARKWSSEKRFGLEGCEVMIPALKTIIDKSSEMGIENVILGMPHRGRLNVLANVIRKDLEQIFCQFDPKLEAADEGSGDVKYHLGMYHERINRVTNRNITLSLVANPSHLEAVDPVVQGKTKAEQFYRGDAQGKKVMSILVHGDAAFAGQGVVYETFHLSDLPSYTTNGTVHVVVNNQIGFTTDPRMARSSPYPTDVARVVNAPIFHVNADDPEAVIYVCSVAAEWRNTFNKDVVVDLVCYRRRGHNEMDEPMFTQPLMYKQIHRQVPVLKKYADKLIAEGTVTLQEFEEEIAKYDRICEEAYGRSKDKKILHIKHWLDSPWPGFFNVDGEPKSMTCPATGIPEDMLTHIGSVASSVPLEDFKIHTGLSRILRGRADMTKNRTVDWALAEYMAFGSLLKEGIHVRLSGQDVERGTFSHRHHVLHDQEVDRRTCVPMNHLWPDQAPYTVCNSSLSEYGVLGFELGYAMASPNALVLWEAQFGDFHNTAQCIIDQFISTGQAKWVRHNGIVLLLPHGMEGMGPEHSSARPERFLQMSNDDSDAYPAFTKDFEVSQLYDCNWIVVNCSTPANYFHVLRRQILLPFRKPLIIFTPKSLLRHPEAKSSFDQMVSGTSFQRVIPEDGAAARAPEQVRRLIFCTGKVYYDLVKERSSQGLEEKVAITRLEQISPFPFDLIKQEAEKYPGAELVWCQEEHKNMGYYDYISPRFMTILRRARPIWYVGRDPAAAPATGNRNTHLVSLKKFLDTAFNLQAFEGKTF